The following coding sequences lie in one Ancylothrix sp. D3o genomic window:
- a CDS encoding transposase → MLPQFYQTILGKYLTKAQLITLNMLLWVLQTQKQVKIEKLAAVFPLPIQENSRRRHLQRFLRLNALSVVLLWFPIIKELLFREIKPGKKLIVALDRTQWRDHIVLMASAIYHKRAFPIFWELLDKDGASSLAEQQKVLRPVIRLLRRYKLVIIGDREFHSVELAQWLHRQNISFVFRQKKDTTFRQKRPKVNP, encoded by the coding sequence ATGTTGCCACAATTCTACCAGACAATTCTGGGAAAATATCTCACGAAAGCACAATTAATTACTCTAAATATGCTCCTATGGGTACTACAAACCCAAAAACAAGTAAAAATAGAGAAACTGGCAGCAGTTTTTCCATTACCAATTCAAGAAAATAGTCGTCGTCGCCACTTGCAGAGGTTTTTAAGATTAAATGCTTTGAGCGTAGTTTTGCTGTGGTTTCCGATAATTAAAGAGCTTTTATTTAGAGAAATAAAGCCAGGAAAGAAACTGATAGTAGCCCTAGATAGAACTCAATGGCGCGACCATATTGTCTTGATGGCAAGTGCGATTTATCATAAGAGAGCCTTCCCAATATTTTGGGAATTATTGGATAAAGATGGAGCGAGTTCTCTGGCGGAACAACAAAAAGTGTTGCGGCCAGTTATCCGTTTACTGAGAAGGTATAAATTAGTCATTATTGGCGACCGGGAATTTCATAGTGTTGAACTAGCGCAGTGGTTACACCGTCAGAACATAAGCTTTGTATTTCGCCAAAAAAAGGACACAACTTTCCGCCAAAAAAGACCCAAAGTAAATCCTTAA
- a CDS encoding DUF559 domain-containing protein has protein sequence MIEIDGESHFTAQGKYYDKERTRILEGNRLKVVRFTNLEVLRDFEGVCRQLEVFIFRGRQAS, from the coding sequence ATTATCGAAATTGATGGAGAAAGTCATTTTACTGCTCAGGGTAAGTATTACGATAAGGAGAGGACGCGGATTTTAGAAGGCAATAGACTAAAAGTAGTTAGGTTTACAAATCTTGAGGTTTTGCGGGATTTTGAGGGAGTTTGCCGACAGTTAGAGGTTTTTATCTTCAGGGGGCGACAAGCCTCCTAG
- a CDS encoding site-specific integrase — protein sequence MTHNLNWVANLLSNGQCDHLTLDWAKLKYEHTAALRSVLAETHPPTTGNLKLTAVKQVLKCARKLKLISIDDYEDAVSVPPLTGNTPPRGRLLQPEEIEALIRVCVESKTPSGTRDAAAIACLCAGLRRSEVVALNLKDYNAENGCLLVVEGKGKKTRQAYLPPGGTKLIDDWLGVRGRKAGPLLYRCVGKAIQTERITADALALRLIERGAAAGLGTFSAHDFRRTFISNLLDKGADMVTVQKLAGHADPATTAKYDRRGEEVKRKAVELLDGFGLKPELE from the coding sequence ATGACACACAATTTAAACTGGGTGGCCAATTTATTAAGTAATGGCCAATGTGACCATCTGACTTTGGATTGGGCAAAACTAAAATATGAACATACCGCTGCGCTACGTTCGGTTTTGGCAGAAACACATCCACCAACAACAGGCAACCTGAAGCTGACAGCAGTTAAGCAAGTTCTAAAATGTGCTCGGAAACTAAAGCTGATAAGCATTGATGATTATGAAGATGCGGTGAGTGTGCCTCCCCTGACAGGAAATACACCACCAAGGGGCCGGCTTTTACAACCAGAAGAGATAGAAGCGCTGATCCGGGTATGTGTAGAATCTAAAACGCCATCCGGTACAAGGGATGCAGCAGCAATTGCCTGTTTATGTGCAGGATTAAGGCGATCTGAAGTAGTAGCACTGAATTTAAAAGATTATAATGCAGAGAACGGCTGTCTATTGGTAGTAGAAGGGAAAGGGAAAAAGACAAGACAGGCTTATTTACCACCGGGGGGTACTAAATTAATTGATGATTGGTTAGGGGTGAGAGGACGTAAAGCCGGCCCATTGCTTTACCGATGTGTTGGGAAGGCCATTCAAACGGAACGCATAACTGCCGATGCCCTAGCGTTAAGGTTGATAGAAAGGGGAGCAGCAGCCGGCCTCGGTACTTTTTCTGCCCATGATTTCCGCCGCACATTTATTAGTAATCTGTTGGATAAAGGAGCGGATATGGTAACAGTGCAAAAGTTGGCCGGTCATGCAGACCCGGCGACTACTGCTAAATATGATCGGCGCGGTGAAGAAGTAAAACGTAAAGCGGTTGAATTGTTGGATGGGTTCGGGTTAAAGCCGGAATTAGAGTAA
- a CDS encoding tyrosine-type recombinase/integrase: protein MLQAMLSELSGQRQSGPVLNKKYHLIGCLKAHATHSLDRGAPLHLVQATLGHSSISTTERYLHARPDDSSSRYLPKT, encoded by the coding sequence ATGCTGCAAGCAATGTTGTCAGAATTGTCAGGGCAGCGGCAATCAGGGCCGGTCTTGAACAAAAAGTATCACCTCATTGGTTGCCTGAAAGCCCACGCAACACATTCATTAGATAGGGGTGCTCCTCTACATCTGGTACAAGCAACTTTGGGACATTCTAGCATTTCCACAACAGAACGCTATCTACACGCCCGACCAGATGATAGTTCATCCCGGTATTTACCTAAAACTTAG